A window of the Dictyostelium discoideum AX4 chromosome 4 chromosome, whole genome shotgun sequence genome harbors these coding sequences:
- the fslL gene encoding G-protein-coupled receptor family protein (Similar to GPCR), translated as MITNKSKYYFFLILIFINFYLINCQEEYPIDQTGKCEPYIGDSQITKCSTFLPNINSIYVSANSTQKDSMKTLDNYFGLLLAVGSEKCKDSSLTYQTLCSMYLKECESFTDNSTLKTVSIPKRICRKTCNDVTKLCNIESLFNCSQNEPINNLPLCPLNYSIYDLSLVNGDSNYELQCYSPLSNDSIEIPVTNYCPFPLIYINSTDHSADEDRGYMFVSGNSNCVVPNPVPLYTPKQWDRLYDLSNSLSVLSCVGTLFLLFTFNILNKKINRFDRMNSLFNGSVFMMSLSGVIILFAGGPRALIKDGGARISVWQDPLCSATGFIFQLFSIAAILFWVVMSFELWYKIKFMTKKLDLKKYYIPFIIIVSLVFSIIPLATKNYRMIRGNMHCWVHTTKLQNSLFWIPLGIAITIGTIFIGLVMFEIHRIVSANSKGGVLKLEIKSILNVALIYLTFIYLFAFNFYMNGQEGVVYGQIESFYQCTLENDASECTIQGPSIGSLGFFIFCIRIYGVYCFILQGLNYRAYNIWKESIFFNNRFVSYIKNNILNIETSSTGSGGTSTTASATTTTTTKKHNGIDSLNIDSAFSKNNESDDEDDYDPYKKSKNNITLKDIEVSKS; from the exons atgattacaaataaatcaaagtactatttttttttaattttaatttttataaatttttatttaattaattgtcaAGAAGAATATCCAATTGATCAAACAGGAAAATGCGAACCTTATATTGGAGATAGTCAAATTACTAAATGTTCAACATTTTTACCAAATATAA aTTCTATCTATGTTTCGGCCAATTCAACACAAAAAGATTCAATGAAAACATTGGATAATTATTTTGGATTACTTTTAGCTGTTGGAAGTGAAAAATGTAAAGATTCGTCACTTACATATCAAACATTATGTTCAAtg tatttaaaaGAATGTGAAAGTTTTACAGATAATTCAACTTTAAAAACAGTTTCAATACCAAAAAGAATTTGTCGTAAAACATGTAATGATGTAACTAAATTATGTAATATTGaaagtttatttaattgtagtcaaaatgaaccaattaataatttaccattatGTCCATTGAATTATTCAATCTATGATTTATCATTAGTTAATGGTGATAGTAATTATGAATTACAATGTTATTCaccattatcaaatgatagTATTGAAATCCCAGTTACTAATTATTGTCCATTTCCattgatttatattaattCTACTGATCATTCAGCAGATGAAGATAGAGGATACATGTTTGTTTCAGGTAATTCAAATTGTGTAGTACCAAATCCAGTACCGTTATATACACCAAAACAATGGGATAGATTATATGATCtatcaaattcattatcGGTATTATCATGTGTTGGGACATTATTCctattatttacattcaatattttaaataaaaaaattaatagattcGATAGGATGAATTCTCTTTTTAATGGCTCAGTTTTTATGATGTCATTATCTGGTGTTATCATTCTATTTGCAGGTGGTCCAAGAGCATTAATTAAAGATGGTGGCGCTCGTATTTCAGTTTGGCAAGATCCATTATGCTCTGCAACAGGTTTCATTTtccaattattttcaattgctgcaattttattttgggtTGTAATGTCTTTTGAATTATggtataaaattaaatttatgactaaaaaattagatttaaaaaaatattatataccATTCATTATTATAGTTTCATTAGTATTTAGTATTATACCATTAGCAACTAAAAATTATAGAATGATTAGAGGAAATATGCA tTGTTGGGTACATACAacaaaattacaaaattcattattttggATACCCTTAGGTATTGCAATTACAATTGGTACAATATTTATTGGATTGGTAATGTTTGAAATTCATAGAATTGTAAGCGCAAATTCTAAAGGTGGtgtattaaaattagaaattaaatcaattttaaatgttgcattaatttatttaacatTCATTTACTTATTTGCATTTAATTTCTATATGAATGGTCAAGAAGGTGTGGTTTATGGTCAAATTGAATCATTCTATCAATGTACACTTGAAAATGATGCATCTGAATGTACAATTCAAGGACCTTCAATTGGTTCACTTGGGttctttatattttgtaTTAGAATTTATGGTGTTTACTGCTTCATATTACAAGGTTTAAATTATAGAGCTTATAATATATGGAAAGAAtcaattttctttaataatagaTTTGTATCatacattaaaaataatattctcAATATTGAAACTTCTTCAACTGGAAGTGGTGGAACTTCTACAACTGcatcagcaacaacaacaacaacaactaaaaAACACAACGGTATTGACagtttaaatattgattcagctttctcaaaaaataatgaatcagacgatgaagatgattatgatccatataaaaaatctaaaaataatataacttTAAAAGATATCGAAGTTtcaaaatcttaa
- the CSN5 gene encoding COP9 signalosome complex subunit 5 — MSKNGAADALKTFELENNIQTIDHDQLFKYDPQQYQQFLQSKPWSKDPHYFKHVKISAIALLKMVMHARSGGKLEVMGMLMGKVENNTMIIMDSFALPVEGTETRVNAQVEAYEYMVEYLELIKQTGRLENALGWYHSHPGYGCWLSGIDVGTQSVNQQYSEPWLGIVIDPTRTVSAGKVEIGAFRTYPQGYKPPNEGPSEYQSIPLSKIEDFGVHCKQYYSLEITYFKSSLDQQLLDKLWNKYWVNTLSSSPIFSNRDYITGQINDLSEKLEQAETQLSHSRSSILDKKKEESLLSKVSKDSSKVTIEQVQGIMSQVFKNSIFNECQTTKQ, encoded by the exons ATGTCAAAAAATGGAGCAGCAGATGctttaaaaacttttgaaCTTGAAAATAACATTCAAACCATAGATCAtgatcaattatttaaatatgatcctcaacaatatcaacaattttTACAATCAAAACCATGGTCAAAAGA tccTCATTATTTTAAACATGTTAAAATATCAGCAATTGCATTATTAAAGATGGTTATGCATGCTAGATCTGGTGGTAAATTAGAAGTTATGGGTATGTTAATGGGTaaagttgaaaataatacaatGATCATTATGGATTCATTTGCATTACCAGTTGAAGGTACAGAGACAAGAGTAAACGCACAAGTTGAAGCTTATGAATACATGGTTGAATatcttgaattaattaaacaaactGGTAGACTTGAAAATGCTTTAGGTTGGTATCACAGTCATCCAGGTTATGGTTGTTGGTTATCTGGTATTGATGTTGGTACTCAATCTGTAAATCAACAATATTCTGAACCATGGTTAGGTATTGTT attgATCCAACACGTACAGTTTCAGCAGGTAAAGTTGAAATTGGTGCATTTAGAACATATCCACAAGGTTATAAACCACCTAATGAAGGTCCATCAGAATATCAATCAATTCCATTATCAAAGATTGAAGATTTTGGTGTACATTGCAAACAATATTACTCTTTAGAGATTACCTATTTCAAATCATCTTTAGATCAACAATTACTCGATAAACTTTGGAACAAATATTGGGTTAATACTCTTTCTTCATCACCAATTTTCAGT aatcgTGATTATATTACAGGTCAAATTAATGATCTTAGCGAAAAATTAGAACAAGCTGAAACTCAACTCAGCCATTCAAGATCAAGTATTTTagataaaaagaaagaagaaaGTTTACTTTCAAAAGTTAGTAAAGATAG TTCAAAGGTCACAATAGAACAAGTTCAAGGTATCATGTCTCaagtatttaaaaattctattttcAACGAATGTCAAACCAccaaacaataa
- the dlcA gene encoding Tctex-1 family protein: MSTEIDQPFVVEEILTIIKEAVEISLQNTVYQHKQVPQWTQSIIDHSLKKISELNNKSYKYIVNCLIFQKTGAGFHTASSCLWDSANDGSCSYRWENKSMHCIISVFGCKI, from the exons ATGTCAACAGAAATT GATCAACCTTTTGTAGTTGAAGAAAtcttaacaataataaaagag GCAGTTGAAATATCACTTCAAAATACAGTTTATCAACATAAACAGGTACCACAATGGACACAAAGTATCATTGATCACtcattaaagaaaatatcaGAATTAAATAACAAATCTTATAAATATATAG taaattgtttaatttttcaaaaaacagGAGCAGGATTTCATACAGCAAGTTCATGTCTTTGGGACTCTGCAAACGATGGTAGTTGTTCATATAGATGGGAGAATAAGTCAATGCATTGTATCATAAGTGTTTTTGGAtgtaaaatataa
- a CDS encoding NOT2/NOT3/NOT5 family protein: MSQYNKDDHDIDHEQQPHPGMMNYANYANPNMNYRPEMINPMINRQGPQHLNQQQNQNQQNQQQNFRGQNQNMMGGQNQNNNNNNSSNINNNRVGNNSNINGMPTGGNMATNINNMNMMNNNNNTNNNNNGRPISSSNSQQPPPPPQQQQQPQQPLSRSTPNTPTTSSSPNLQNIPRMNGNVNNAQQNTQQQQQRGNINSNGPIIQGMQNYPYNSNNNNNNNINNNNNNNNNNNNNISSTSPLQKQQGKDNNNNNNNNNNINNNNNNNNNNNFDLNNDFPVLSSTSNKNAQSKNNSNNNNNNQNNNTNNNNNNNSNNNNNNNSNNNNSNNTFSSDENSLHHHLGYDQGHEEYQRKDFNIVDKDNGKYGLLGLLSVIKNTDLDISTLSIGIDLTALGLNLNSQGEISNSFGSPWVDYSISRKPEYYIPLCYSTPNLESPTFKMNLFTYETLFYIFYSMPKDVLQLHAAIELYDRDWRYHKEGKIWLTRVQGTEPNITSTFEVGSFFFFDVTIWETVRRDNFYIPHDLLETKEVLIALVNKAEQQQAAAAAAAAAVQQQQQQQQQQQQQNQQSSPTSPQNN; the protein is encoded by the exons atgtctcAGTATAACAAAGATGATCATGATATTGATCATGAGCAGCAACCTCATCCTGGAATGATGAATTATGCAAACTATGCAAATCCAAATATGAATTata gaCCAGAAATGATTAATCCAATGATAAATAGGCAAGGACCACAACATttaaaccaacaacaaaatcaaaaccaacaaaatcaacagcAAAATTTTAGAggacaaaatcaaaatatgaTGGGTggacaaaatcaaaataataacaacaataatagtagtaatattaataataatagggttggaaataatagtaatatcaATGGGATGCCAACTGGAGGTAATATGGCAaccaatataaataatatgaatatgatgaataataacaataataccaataataacaataatggaAGACCAATATCATCTTCGAATTCACAGCagccaccaccaccaccacaacaacaacaacaacctcaacaaccaTTATCAAGATCAACACCAAATACGCCAACAACATCCAGCTCACCAAATCTTCAAAATATACCAAGAATGAATGGTAATGTAAATAACGCACAACAAAacacacaacaacaacaacaaagaggAAATATTAATAGCAATGGACCAATAATACAAGGCATGCAAAATTATCcttataatagtaataacaataataataacaatattaataataataataataataataataataataataataatatttcttcCACATCACCTcttcaaaaacaacaaggaaaagataataataataataataataataataataatatcaataataataacaataacaataataataataattttgatttaaacaACGATTTCCCCGTACTGAGCAGTAcctcaaataaaaatg ctcaatcaaaaaataatagtaataataataataataatcaaaataataacactaataataataataataataatagtaataataacaataataataatagtaataataataatagtaataatacattttCATCAGATGAAAATTCACTTCACCATCATTTAGGTTATGATCAAGGTCACGAAGAATATCAaagaaaagattttaatattgttgATAAAGATAATGGAAAATATGGTTTATTAGGTTTATTAAgtgtaattaaaaatacagaTTTAGATATAAGTACCCTTTCCATTGGTATTGATTTAACAGCGTTaggtttaaatttaaattctcaaGG ggaaatatcaaattcatttgGATCACCATGGGTAGATTATTCAATTTCGAGAAAACCTGAATATTATATCCCGTTGTGTTATTCTACACCAAATTTAGAATCACCAACATTCAAGATGAACCTATTCACATATGAAACactattttatatattttattcaatGCCAAAGGATGTATTACAATTACATGCAGCCATCGAATTGTATGATAGAGATTGGAGATATCACAAAGAAGGAAAGATATGGTTAACTCGTGTTCAAGGTACTGAACCAAATATAACCTCAACCTTTGAGGTTggttctttctttttctttgatgTCACCATTTGGGAAACCGTTAGAAGAGATAACTTTTATATTCCACACGATCTATTGGAAACTAAAGAAGTTTTAATTGCTTTAGTTAATAAAgctgaacaacaacaagctgcCGCTGCTGCTGCTGCCGCTGCtgttcaacaacaacaacaacaacaacaacaacagcaacaacaaaatcaacaatcatCTCCAACCTCACCACAAaataattaa
- the glyS gene encoding glycine-tRNA ligase, translated as MILLKSLINKSSLSSPSFKSINKSLTFKNINNYYTTTTTTTSLNLKSNILFNNSDNKMSIDNKEKIRAGLEDLMKRRFFITQSFSIYGGQAGLYDYGPPGCAVKANLINLWRQHFVLNEDMSEVDCVSVTPEQVLKASGHVAKFADFMVKDEVTKAFFRADHILEAHIQTLLKDTSKMSKEQIEELNFVLAKAGDYNQEQLKESLIKYNVKAPETGNALTEPYPFNLMFQTQIGPSGLSTGYLRPETAQGIFTNFGKLYEYNGKKLPFAAAQIGNAFRNEIAPRAGLLRVREFTMAEIEHFVNPNNKTHPKFNEIKDVEANLLSSDSQDKTSEIQVCTFGEAVEKKLIDNETLAYFMARTQQFLHTVGIKPAGLRFRQHQKNEMAHYAQDCWDAEILSSYGWVECVGHADRSCYDLKVHATESKSNLSAYEEFKEPQFVDIAKVVVNPGAISKKHRAAVSPIKKYLTELKDDLAKALEIQETITKDGSYNLVLDGNTYDITADMVTISKAQEKKNGHTFFPHVIEPSFGLGRIIYSILEQNYYTRENDEQRGVLSLPAIIAPVKASILPLTSSDRIAPFVQTISKALKEANISTKVDDTGNAIGRKYARTDEIGVPFGVTIDFQTVEDNTVTLRERDTTKQVRIPISELASTLRKLCDLTVSWSDILKTFPIYEGQSE; from the exons atgattttattaaaaagtttaataaataaatcatcattatcatcaccatcatttaagagtattaataaatcattaacattcaaaaatatcaataattattatacaaccaccactacaacaacaagtttaaatttaaagagtaatatattatttaataatagtgacAATAAAATGAGCATTGacaataaagaaaaaatccGTGCAGGTTTAGAAGATCTCATGAAGAGAAGATTCTTCATTACTCAATCTTTTTCAATCTATGGTGGTCAAGCTGGTCTTTACGATTATGGTCCACCAGGTTGTGCCGTCAAAGCAAACCTTATCAACCTTTGGAGACAACATTTCGTTTTAAATGAAGATATGTCCGAAGTTGATTGTGTTTCTGTAACACCAGAACAAGTTTTAAA agCATCAGGACATGTTGCAAAATTTGCAGATTTTATGGTTAAAGATGAAGTCACAAAAGCATTTTTTAGAGCAGATCATATTTTAGAAGCACATATTCAAACATTATTAAAGGATACAAGTAAAATGAGTAAAGAACaaattgaagaattaaattttgtattGGCTAAAGCAGGTGATTACAATCAAGAACAATTGAAAGAATCATTGATCAAATATAATGTTAAAGCACCAGAGACTGGTAATGCATTAACAGAACCATATCCATTCAATTTAATGTTCCAAACTCAAATTGGACCATCAGGTTTATCAACTGGTTACCTTCGTCCAGAGACAGCACAAGGTATTTTCACCAATTTCGGTAAACTCTATGAGTATAATGGTAAAAAGTTACCATTTGCCGCCGCACAAATTGGTAATGCCTTTAGAAATGAAATTGCACCACGTGCTGGTTTACTTCGTGTAAGAGAGTTTACAATGGCCGAGATTGAGCATTTCGTCAATCCAAACAATAAAACTCACCCAAAATTCAATGAGATCAAAGATGTTGAAGCTAATCTCCTTTCATCAGATTCTCAAGATAAAACTAGTGAAATCCAAGTTTGCACCTTTGGTGAAGCCGTCGAAAAGAAACTCATTGACAATGAGACACTCGCTTACTTTATGGCTCGTACTCAACAATTCCTTCACACCGTTGGTATCAAACCAGCTGGTCTTCGTTTCAGACAACATCAAAAGAATGAAATGGCTCATTATGCTCAAGATTGTTGGGATGCTGAAATCCTCTCTTCCTATGGTTGGGTTGAATGTGTAGGTCATGCCGATCGTTCATGTTATGATCTTAAAGTTCATGCCACTGAATCCAAATCAAATCTCTCTGCCTACGAGGAATTCAAAGAACCACAATTTGTTGACATTGCAAAGGTTGTCGTTAATCCAGGTGCAATCTCAAAGAAACATAGAGCTGCCGTTTCACCAATTAAGAAATACTTGACCGAACTCAAAGATGATCTCGCCAAAGCATTGGAAATCCAAGAAACAATCACCAAGGATGGCTCATACAATTTAGTGTTGGATGGTAATACCTACGATATCACCGCCGATATGGTCACCATTAGTAAAGCTCAAGAAAAGAAGAATGGTCATACCTTCTTCCCACATGTCATTGAACCATCATTTGGTTTGGGTCGTATCATTTACTCAATTCTCGAACAAAACTATTACACCAGAGAAAATGATGAACAAAGAGGTGTACTCTCTTTACCAGCTATCATCGCTCCAGTTAAAGCCTCTATCCTTCCTTTAACCTCTTCCGATCGTATCGCTCCATTTGTTCAAACCATTTCAAAGGCACTCAAAGAAGCAAACATCTCAACTAAAGTTGATGACACTGGTAATGCCATTGGTAGAAAATACGCTCGTACCGATGAAATTGGTGTTCCATTTGGTGTCACCATCGATTTCCAAACTGTTGAAGATAACACTGTCACTCTTCGTGAACGTGATACCACTAAACAAGTTCGTATTCCAATCTCTGAATTAGCATCAACTCTTAGAAAACTTTGTGATTTAACTGTTAGTTGGtctgatattttaaaaactttccCAATTTATGAAGGTCAAtcagaataa
- a CDS encoding hypothetical protein (P18480 Transcription regulatory protein SNF5 (SWI/SNF complex component SNF5) (Transcription factor TYE4)): MNIVSNQIYNNNNNSNNNNNSSNTNMNYNTMNAQNTLNISDPNSSNNNLNNNINNNNNNNNNFNGLNFSSSMLPQYIIPNTSQLQNNSNSMFPQSQSISTTPNVIGLKPNNNNINNSNINYSGNSNNTNNNNNNEAFEQNPSSTATSFENSDNILQNSGDILMYPENKELNSSSLLENDSSNFNSNSMENSQLTNQELMFGMMNNNFGQINNFSQLQNTNNGLFLQNNNNLLFNGQLLNNGNNINNNNNINNNNINNNNNNGNSNSNNNVINNNNNNNSNNNNNNNNNNNNNNNNNNNNNNNNNSTNNNNTDNSIEVFNSNNGIQSSSSSPSNSPPLGSDQLDDDMDESGPFDGSRRRKSTTTMDSSMKKRHRRTASEIERGFKCYLPSCNKSYGTEGALKMHIKLKHPGAKIPASYLSSPTLIGGPFYSTQRIITPFISPQILNLNGSSNNSNNSIGNVGGGNDQPQMVFNPQTNSFVPFQHPSQNMVGSPHQIIYSKSPRSILPNSGDQQQQQPQPQQHQQQPQTNSSSNTNTNTNPNTNTNTNPNTNTNTNTNTNPNSNTNSNTNSNTNTTINANTPPSNLPSTHSPAIESSNKDNKTNTSINNNNNNSNNNNSNANSNNQNNSSNNISPQVYKFSDLPSISMKIGNWEKISSFCGDLVARFSYTERKFMWEIFNNGKSLTKMEMFFDDVTSVDINLLDGDKVEMTLHLKKCPTFYEAIFIENIPSMVYQSCGDFTGGEATKSNKHTLCFIKNALANPLEALSSTDPRFKQWIEKSNIFSKNNNENNNNNNNNNNNNNNNNIINGNNNNSNNGSNNNNNNNGNGNNNNNNNININNNGNNNNSNSISINGQNNLNTNNFFHQQQLLTQQLLIHQQQQQHPQQHLLTQQIQQQIQQQQFLQMQQNFPIQQNPNSFNQSQGPIQHFLNLQQQYNNMNSTNDHENKGGVEDSIKSNSDDKTLKNNNNNNNNNNNNNNNNNNNNNNSTNTNCSSNVNSNNLENNISNSSTNTSSNNLGGLVSYDVKQLSNSSSFEGLEGLDGLDNIDSLENNNSPSTNNNNYNNNNNNNNNNNNNNNNNNNNNSNNNNNNNKIISNNDSTQQTPISSSLPNPLFPNDLNKCFGDFTIYSPLMLSSSNNCMVSNQLNLNIDSAQQQQQQQQQQQQQQQQQQQQQQQQQQQQQQQQQQQQQQQQQQQQQQQQQQQQQQRPQSQQVFLNSTMPSSN, from the exons ATGAATATTGTATCGAATCAAATttataacaacaataataacagtaacaacaataacaatagcaGCAATACTAATATGAACTATAATACTATGAATGCGCAAAATACTTTGAATATATCCGATCCAAATAGTAGtaacaacaacctcaacaataatatcaacaacaataacaacaataataataattttaatggtcTAAATTTTTCATCGTCAATGTTACCACAATATATAATACCAAATACTTcacaattacaaaataatagtaactcTATGTTTCCACAAAGTCAAAGTATAAGTACAACCCCTAATGTAATAGGATTAAaaccaaacaacaacaatataaataatagcaatattaattatagtgGCAACAGTAATAACacaaataacaacaacaacaatgaGGCCTTTGAACAAAACCCATCTTCAACTGCAACATCCTTTGAAAATAGTGATAATATACTACAAAACAGTGGTGATATTTTAATGTATCCTGAAAATAAAGAACTAAATTCAAGTAGTCTCTTGGAAAAT gactcttcaaattttaattcaaactCTATGGAAAATTCCCAATTGACAAACCAAGAATTAATGTTTGGTATGATGAATAATAACTTTGGCCAAATTAATAACTTTTCTCAACTtcaaaatacaaataatggtctatttttacaaaataataacaaccttttatttaatggtcaacttttaaataatgggaacaatattaataataataataatattaataacaataatattaacaataataataataatggcaatagcaatagcaataataatgttataaataacaataacaacaacaacagcaacaacaacaacaacaataacaacaacaataacaacaacaacaataataacaacaataataataataataataacagcaccaataataataatacagataattcaattgaagtgtttaattcaaataatggtattcaatcttcatcttcttcaccaAGTAATTCACCACCATTAGGATCAGATCAATTAGATGATGATATGGACGAAAGTGGACCATTTGATGGCAGTAGAAGAAGAAAGtctacaacaacaatggACTCTTCAATGAAAAAACGTCATAGAAGAACTGCATCAGAGATTGAAAGAGGTTTCAAATGTTATTTGCCATCCTGTAATAAATCATATGGAACAGAGGGTGCATTGAAAATGCacattaaattaaaacaccCTGGAGCAAAGATTCCAGCTTCATATTTATCTTCTCCAACTCTTATTGGTGGCCCATTCTACTCCACCCAAAGAATTATAACACCATTCATATcaccacaaatattaaatttaaatggtagttccaataatagtaataatagtattggCAATGTCGGTGGAGGTAATGATCAACCTCAAATGGTCTTTAATCCTCAAACCAATTCATTTGTCCCATTTCAACATCCAAGTCAAAATATGGTGGGTTCTCctcatcaaataatttattcaaaatcaCCAAGATCTATTTTACCAAATAGTGgtgatcaacaacaacaacaaccacaaccacaacaacatcaacaacaaccacaaacaaattcaagttcaaatacaaatacaaatacaaacccaaatacaaatacaaacaCAAAcccaaatacaaatacaaatacaaatacaaatacaaacccaaattcaaatacaaattcaaatacaaattcaaatacaaatacaactaTAAATGCAAATACCCCGCCATCAAATTTACCATCAACCCATTCTCCTGCCATtgaatcatcaaataaagataacaaaacaaatacttctattaataataataacaataatagtaataataataatagtaatgcaaatagtaataaccaaaataatagtagtaacaATATATCTCCACAAGTTTATAAATTTTCCGATTTACCATCAATCTCAATGAAAATTGGAAATTGGGAAAAGATTTCAAGTTTTTGTGGTGATTTAGTTGCTCGTTTCTCTTACACTGAGAGAAAATTTATGTgggaaatttttaataatggaaAATCTTTAACAAAGATGGAAATGTTTTTCGATGATGTGACATCAGTTGATATCAATCTATTAGATGGTGATAAAGTAGAAATGACTTTACATTTAAAGAAATGTCCAACTTTTTATGAAGCAATATTCATTGAAAATATTCCCAGCATGGTTTACCAGTCTTGTGGTGATTTTACAGGTGGTGAAGCCactaaatcaaataaacacACCTtatgttttattaaaaatgctTTGGCAAATCCACTTGAAGCTTTAAGCTCTACCGACCCAAGATTTAAACAATggattgaaaaatcaaatatattttcaaaaaataataatgaaaataataataataataataataacaataataacaacaataataataatattattaatggaaataataataatagtaataatggaagcaacaacaataacaacaataatggaaatggtaataataataataataataatattaatattaataataatggaaataataataatagtaatagtataaGTATAAATggtcaaaataatttaaatacaaataatttctttcatcaacaacaactattAACCCagcaattattaattcatcaacaacaacaacaacatcctCAACAACATTTATTAACTCAACAAATTCAGCAACAaatccaacaacaacaatttttaCAAATGCAACAAAATTTTCCAATCCAACAAAATCCTAATTCATTCAATCAATCCCAAGGTCCTATTCAACATTTTCTTAacttacaacaacaatataataatatgaattcCACCAATGATCACGAAAATAAGGGTGGAGTTGAAGATTCTATCAAATCAAACTCTGATGACAAAACTTTAAagaataacaacaacaacaacaacaacaacaacaacaacaacaacaacaacaacaacaacaacaacaatagtaCCAATACTAATTGTAGTAGTAATGTAAATAGCAATAATTTAGAAAACAAtattagtaatagtagtaccAACACAAGCAGTAATAATCTTGGTGGGCTTGTTTCATATGATGTTAAACAACTTTCAAATAGTAGTAGTTTTGAAGGTTTAGAAGGTTTAGACGGTTTAGATAATATTGATTctcttgaaaataataattctccttcaacaaataataataattataataataataacaacaacaataacaacaataacaataacaataacaataacaacaataataatagtaataataataataataataataaaataatttcaaataatgattcaaCACAACAAACTCCAATTTCCTCTTCATTACCTAACCCATTATTTCCTAATGATCTAAACAAATGCTTTGGAGACTTCACAATTTATAGTCCATTAATGCTGtcatcttcaaataattgtATGGTGtccaatcaattgaatttaaatattgactcagcacaacaacaacaacaacaacaacaacaacaacaacaacaacaacaacaacaacaacaacaacaacaacaacaacaacaacaacaacaacaacaacaacaacaacaacaacaacaacaacaacaacaacaacaacaacaacaacaacaacaacaacaacaacaacgtccacaatcacaacaagTATTTTTAAACTCAACAATGCCATcctcaaattaa